The Agrococcus carbonis sequence TCGTGCCGGGCGTGCGCGTCGTCGACCCCATGCGCTACTTCTGCATCGACGGCTCGTGCCCGCTCGTCATCGGCGGCGCCATCGTCTACCGTGACGCGCACCACCTCACCGGGACGTACCTCACATCGGTGTCGTCGAAGATCATGTGGGAGCTGCGCCGGGCCGCCCGCTGACGCAGCGCATCCGCCCCTGTCGCGTGTGGGCGGCCCGCACTAGCGTTGCGCCGTGGCCACGACGACGAGGTCCCAGGGCGAGCGCACGTTCCTGCACGTGCTCGCCAACACCGCGCTCGCGAACATCACGACGGCGTTCGTCTGGTTCGCGCTGACCTTCTGGGTGTACCTCGAGACCGGGAGCGTGCTCGCGACCGGGGTGGTCGGCGGCGCCTACATGCTCTTCGTCGCCTTCGGCAGCATCCTCTTCGGCTCGCTCGTCGACCACCACCGCAAGCTGCGCGTCATGCTCGTCTCGGGCGTGTGCACGCTCATCGCGTTCGCGACTGCGGGCGTCATGATCCTGCTGCTGCCCGAGCCGCTGCTGCTGCAGCTCACCGCCCCCTGGCTGTGGCTGTTCATGGCGGTGATCCTCGCGGGGTCGATCGTCGAGCAGCTGCGCAACATCGCGCTCTCGACGACCGTGACGCTGCTCGTGCCCGACGAGCGCCACGCGAACGCCAACGGCATGGTCGGCACGGTGCAGGGCGTCGCGTTCGCCATCACGAGCGTCTTCTCGGGGCTCTCGATCGGGCTGCTCGGCATGGGGTGGACGATCGCGATCGGGATCGTCGCGATCGCGGTCAGCCTCGTCCACCTGCTGACGCTGCGCATCCCGGAGGACGTCGTCGCCCAGCAGCCCGACGACGCGGCGCGCGGCATCGATCTGCGCGGCTCGATCCGCGCCGTGCTCGGCATCGGCGGGCTGTTCGCGCTCATCCTCTTCTCGACGTTCAACAACCTCATCGGCGGCGTCTACATGGCGCTCATGGACCCGTACGGCCTCGAGCTGTTCGAGGTCGAGGCGTGGGGCGCCGTGCTCGGGGTCTCGTCGACCGGCTTCATCATCGGCGGGCTCGTGATCGCGCGGTTCGGGCTCGGCCGCCGGCCCATCCGCACGCTCCTGCTCGTCGTGATCGCGATGGGGGTGCTCGGCGCGCTGTTCACGATCCGCGAGTGGTGGTGGCTCTACGGACTCGGCATCTGGGCCTACATGGCGATCATCCCTGCGGCCGAGGCCGCCGAGCAGACCGTCATCCAGCGCGTCGTGCCGCTGCATCGGCAGGGGCGCGTCTTCGGCTTCGCGATGGCGTTCGAAGCGGGGGCCGCCCCGATCACCGCGTTCCTCATCGCGCCCATCGCGCAGTTCCTCATCCTGCCCTGGGCGCGCTCGCCCGAGGGCGCCGCGGCGCTCGAGCCGCTGCTCGGCACGGGAGAGGCGCGCGGGATCGCCCTCATCTTCCTCGTCGCGGGCATCGTGACGACGCTCGCGGGTGCGCTCGCCTTCACGACGCGGTCCTATCGGCGCATCAGCGAGAGCTACGACGCGGCCGTGCCC is a genomic window containing:
- a CDS encoding MFS transporter; translated protein: MATTTRSQGERTFLHVLANTALANITTAFVWFALTFWVYLETGSVLATGVVGGAYMLFVAFGSILFGSLVDHHRKLRVMLVSGVCTLIAFATAGVMILLLPEPLLLQLTAPWLWLFMAVILAGSIVEQLRNIALSTTVTLLVPDERHANANGMVGTVQGVAFAITSVFSGLSIGLLGMGWTIAIGIVAIAVSLVHLLTLRIPEDVVAQQPDDAARGIDLRGSIRAVLGIGGLFALILFSTFNNLIGGVYMALMDPYGLELFEVEAWGAVLGVSSTGFIIGGLVIARFGLGRRPIRTLLLVVIAMGVLGALFTIREWWWLYGLGIWAYMAIIPAAEAAEQTVIQRVVPLHRQGRVFGFAMAFEAGAAPITAFLIAPIAQFLILPWARSPEGAAALEPLLGTGEARGIALIFLVAGIVTTLAGALAFTTRSYRRISESYDAAVPEGDDPAEASPDGAPGPAPAARAGVTEGGPDAADPVARDPSGGAVSDAGRAPGAE